In one Desulfobacterales bacterium genomic region, the following are encoded:
- a CDS encoding citrate synthase — translation MTEKVKLVIGDKTYELKLTEGSEGEKAIDITNLRQMTGMITLDPGFANTGSCASAITYVDGERGILRYRGIPVEQLAEYSSFRETVYLLINGKLPTRSQLNRMSMLLNDHSLVHEDMRNFFESFPRGSHPMGILSSMVTAMRSFYPELQINEEEINSTVTRLLSKVRTLAAMSYKISRGHKVVYPRPDLSYCANFLNMMFDSPVRPYRIDEDIVKALNTYWILHADHEQNCSTSAVRVVGSGRVNLYAAISAGIAALWGTLHGGATQAVIEMLEELHRNGGSVDRIIARAKDNNDSFRLMGFGHRVYKTYDPRAKIMKEMCDKILEKLKTHDPLLDLAKDLEAAALNDDYIVEKNLYPNVDFYSGIVLRAIGIPTNMFPVMFAIGRLPGWIAQWKESVDDPMWKLNRPRQVYIGPKELHYTPMDER, via the coding sequence ATGACGGAAAAAGTAAAATTGGTGATCGGTGACAAAACCTATGAATTAAAGCTGACTGAAGGTTCGGAGGGTGAAAAGGCAATTGATATTACAAACCTGCGACAGATGACCGGTATGATAACGCTGGATCCCGGGTTTGCCAACACCGGCAGTTGTGCCAGCGCCATCACTTACGTGGACGGGGAAAGGGGAATTCTGCGATATCGCGGCATTCCCGTCGAACAACTGGCTGAGTATTCCAGTTTCAGAGAAACGGTTTACCTTTTAATAAACGGGAAGTTGCCGACCCGGTCCCAGCTTAACCGCATGTCCATGCTGCTCAACGATCACTCGCTGGTGCATGAGGACATGCGTAATTTTTTTGAAAGTTTTCCCAGGGGTTCACACCCCATGGGGATACTGTCCTCCATGGTGACCGCCATGCGCAGTTTTTATCCGGAACTGCAGATTAACGAAGAAGAAATCAACAGCACCGTTACGCGTCTACTTTCCAAGGTGCGGACACTGGCGGCCATGTCGTATAAAATATCCCGGGGACACAAGGTCGTCTACCCGCGTCCGGATCTTTCATACTGCGCCAATTTTCTGAATATGATGTTTGACAGTCCGGTCCGGCCGTATCGAATCGACGAAGACATCGTAAAGGCGTTGAATACCTACTGGATTCTGCATGCCGACCATGAACAGAACTGTTCGACCTCCGCCGTCCGCGTTGTCGGCAGCGGCCGGGTGAACCTGTATGCCGCTATTTCAGCAGGGATAGCAGCCCTGTGGGGGACGCTTCACGGCGGCGCCACCCAAGCCGTGATTGAAATGCTGGAGGAACTCCATCGCAACGGCGGGTCGGTGGATCGGATTATTGCAAGGGCCAAAGATAATAATGATTCGTTTCGGCTGATGGGGTTTGGACATCGGGTTTACAAGACCTATGACCCCCGGGCAAAAATCATGAAGGAAATGTGCGATAAAATTCTGGAAAAATTGAAAACCCACGACCCCCTGCTGGACCTGGCAAAGGATCTGGAGGCTGCCGCCCTGAACGATGATTATATTGTGGAGAAAAACCTTTACCCCAACGTCGATTTCTACAGCGGCATTGTTCTAAGGGCGATCGGCATACCCACCAACATGTTCCCGGTCATGTTTGCCATCGGCAGACTGCCCGGCTGGATTGCCCAGTGGAAAGAGAGCGTGGATGACCCCATGTGGAAACTCAACCGACCCCGCCAGGTATATATCGGGCCGAAGGAGTTGCATTACACGCCGATGGATGAACGCTAA